A single Larimichthys crocea isolate SSNF chromosome VIII, L_crocea_2.0, whole genome shotgun sequence DNA region contains:
- the dmxl2 gene encoding dmX-like protein 2 isoform X11 has translation MHLHQVLTGAVNPGDCCYSVGSVNDIPFTAYGSGCDVVILASDFECVQIIPGAQNGNIQVGCVECSHQLGRIAASYGNTVCIFEPLSTNPNKRHKQLNYQWQKTGQFFLDAITYNLAWDPQGNRILAATERLQLWAPPLTDALIEEEDGQMTDDKPHPVLNDWNCVWQCKTAASVHVAKWSPDGEYFATVGKDDCLLKVWYPTTGWRSAVVVQDLSDKKPPPVNFSFVYLAHPRSVTGMSWRKTSKFMAKGSVCNVLLTSCEDGVCRLWSETLLPEDSLLGGQISENTHSFSSSLPGLAGNKDKIQHALESIHHLKHLRRGRRRSSALVAHSELLPSQLGTQDAHTHRHIAHHANALCHFHISASINPNTDIPPVLADSAVFNPDDGSGGGGFVVHWLNNKDLSFTSSMDLFMLQLRKFSEQQLEQTTEDPLDPEGSPLKFDFDLDEMSDKASSEHGEEGEPGEQGSTKASSPGSSSSMPLPSMLLERKMETLTTEWNKSPDMLFTIHPADGSFLVWHVKYLDEFNQGIFRQVQVSFSSRIPVAFPTGDANSLSKNILMYACTLSEGESSGAGDQGRMVQRMSRSASASAGLGSPTLASSPNPRPGISPAVMMVSKHVDGSLNQWAVTFAERSAFSNVLTVSHKFRYCGHRFHLNDQACHTVLPLLLTSSHHNALLTPPSAPGSLEGEQPPTIPLPKGLTRKQLRNAATRTFHDPNAIYSELILWRVDHIGPLSCTGGVSELARINSLHTSAFSNVAWLPTLVPSSVLGTYCNSASACFVASDGKNLRLYQAVVDARKLLDELSDPETSKLVGEVFNIVSQQSTARPGCIIELDVITNQCGANTQLLHVFQEDFILGYKPQKEPEAYTPAFPPGGDYLPAPFSEKFFLVVIEKDLNRNSVLQMWHLHLKSVQACVDEPSPDYSFQSQLMVPNQVVNADSSPETSPIRPLPRSASTANLQSASKLILSSKLVYSKRLDLPHGVEVTRATPSAGHLSSSSIYPVCLAPYLIVTACSDSRVRFWHCAVECDDGYSKDDQDNLVYRWEPWALMNEEEDNNSAVGVYGRPVAVSCSYIGRLAVAFKKPRQGQLLGSEKDFSMHVSIYECESTGGSEWVLEQTLHLDDFTRPSSTLDPRVSVDSNLFVYSRSDLYMSRDHSSPNIKHYVHLDWLSKEDGSHILTVGVGSNILMYGRISGMVNEQTSSKEGVAVITLPLGGSIKQGIRSRWILLRSVDLLSSVDGTPSLPVSLSWVRDGILVVGMDCEMHVYAQWHQDKKPGEGEEGNLSSADIAGGQTANSVFEGRARSKSVFEGSAAVDEALRAPAGLQEGGLFEAAHSLSPTLPQYHPTQLLELMDLGKVRRAKAILAHLVKCIAGEVAVVRDVEAGEGGARRHLSRTISVTGSTAKDTIVAGRDGGRDYTEINSIPPLPLYSLMLADLDTSYKGAEEAAKGAKVADGEGAQKSTEDQYSDLFQVPTVTTDDFVNFATDKPEKKSRVINLSQYGPTYFGPEHAQVLSSHLMHSSLPGLTRLEQMFLVALADTVATTSAEVAGSTDQQYSGAEALDECGLRYLLAMRLHTCLLTSLPPLYRMQLLHQGLSTCHFAWAFHSEAEEELLNMIPAMQRGDPQWSELRAVGVGWWIRNINTLRKMVEKLGKAAFQRHNDPLDAALFYLAMKKKAVLWGLFRSQHDEKMTQFFKNNFTEDRWRKAALKNAFSLLGKQRFEQSAAFFLLAGSLKDAIEVLLEKMEDLQLAMIVARLYEADFENSSTCQGLLYEKVLGCNRDGSGYHCSRLHPDPFLRSIAYWIMKDYTQALDTLLERIPKEDDENPDVMVKSCNPVVFSFYNYLRTHPLIIRRHFANPEGTAATVGLTAEKSSADEINLIERKLFFTTANAHFKVGCPVLALEVLSKIPKVTKKSGSSPLSKASSKANLNSSQPLENGTQGGVDWGFPAAPAQAWGGNDSTGGLDWSQPVVKVEDDGLKLDWGNDNEDDEDEDDGLTMKKPEAETKADGGSESSGSKLQRENSQGESEVDVIAEQLKFRACLKILMTELRTLATGFEVDGGKLRFQLYSWLEKEIAAMHKICNYKVEGKEEDSEVERWGERTASVDISDEALEHIEAGAYERHQMERRRLQAKQQHSERRKAWLRKNQALLRVFLSYCSLHGAKGGGVTSVRMELLFLLQESQQELTVKQLQSPLPLPTTLPLLSACIAPTKTVIANPVLHLSNHIHDILHTITLMDAPPHPDFMDDRVNTLHTLAASLSACIYQALCDSHSYSSQTEANQFTGMVYQGLLLSERKRLRTESIEEHITPNSAPAQWPGVSSLISLMTSAREEDQPRLNVLLCEAVVAVYLALLIHGLGTHSSNELFRLAAHPLNNRVWAAVFGGGAKVIIKPKRPEAPPVPADFEAARPEESQETGRPEQSSLTSNPTPIPTETQRPKRPPPPVSRGEGLGTVAPATKASSTAGPSKECSETKAEQPDPQTKTESETKPVAPPQPPAEDVDRYRRRFNMRMLVPGRPVKETPATPPPVPTERPAYREKFIPPELSMWDYFVAKPFLPLSDSNALCDSDESGAEDDEDDDDAFLSDTQITEHSDPNSYSWTLIRLVMVKLAQHNVKNFLPLTGLDFAELPVTSPLSNAMLKTLENWEQLLQERMNKFDGPPPNYINTYPTDLSAGGGPAILRHKAMLEPDNTPFKTKNHLSFPARRLWHFLVKQEVLQETLIRYIFTKKRKQSEVEADLGYPGGKAKIIHKESDIIMAFAINKANSNEIVLASTHDVQEVDVSSLVAVQPYTWIGEDFDKESRSSDDIDHRSSHTNIAQASSAPFAPPQMPVSASMPWLGSGQTSMGASVIMKRNLNNVKRMTSHPIYQYYMTGAQDGSVRMFEWNRPQQLICFRQAGNARVTRLYFNSQGNKCGVADGEGFLSLWQVNQTSSNPKPYLSWQCHTKTCGDFAFITSSSLIATAGQSNDNRNVCLWDTLISPSNTMVHAFPCHENGATVLQYAPKQQLLITGGRKGFVCVFDIRQRQLLHTFQAHDSAIKALALDAFEDFFVTGSAEGNMKVWKLAGHGLMHSFSTEHAKQSIFRNIGAGVMQVETRPGNRIFTCGADGTLKMRVLPDRYNIPSSLVDVL, from the exons gcCTATGGCTCAGGTTGTGATGTGGTGATCTTGGCTAGTGACTTTGAGTGTGTGCAGATTATCCCGGGAGCTCAGAATGGAAACATACAGGTGGGCTGCGTGGAGTGCTCTCACCAGCTTGGCAGG ATCGCTGCGTCCTACGGAAACACAGTATGCATCTTTGAACCTCTTTCTACCAACCCAAACAAACGCCACAAG CAGCTTAACTATCAGTGGCAAAAGACAGGACAGTTCTTCCTCGATGCCATCACCTACAACCTGGCCTGGGACCCACAAG GGAACCGTATCCTAGCAGCAACCGAGCGCCTCCAGCTGTGGGCGCCGCCACTGACAGATGCCCTGATAGAGGAGGAAGATGGGCAGATGACTGATGATAAGCCCCACCCTGTCCTCAATGACTGGAACTGTGTCTGGCAGTGCAA GACTGCTGCATCTGTCCATGTTGCCAAGTGGTCTCCTGACGGGGAGTACTTTGCAACAGTTGGGAAG GATGACTGTTTACTCAAGGTGTGGTATCCCACCACGGGCTGGAGGTCTGCGGTGGTCGTTCAGGACCTCTCTGATAAAAAACCTCCTCCCGTTAACTTCTCATTTGTTTACCTGGCACATCCTCGCTCGGTCACTGGCATGTCCTGGAGGAAGACCAGCAAATTCATGGCCAA GGGTTCAGTTTGCAATGTATTGCTGACATCCTGCGAGGATGGTGTGTGTAGGTTGTGGTCAGAGACCCTGCTGCCAGAAGACAGCCTGCTTGGAGGACAGATCTCCGAGAACACACACTCCTTCAGCTCCAGCCTGCCAGGCCTGGCAGGCAATAAGGACAAGATCCAGCATGCTCTGGAG TCAATCCACCACCTGAAGCATCTGCGCCGAGGCCGGCGACGGTCCTCCGCTCTGGTGGCACACAGTGAGCTGCTGCCCTCTCAGCTCGGCACACAGGACGCACACACTCACCGCCACATCGCTCATCATGCCAATGCCCTGTGTCACTTCCACATCTCAGCCAGTATTAACCCCAACACAG ATATCCCACCAGTGCTGGCTGATTCTGCAGTGTTCAACCCAGATGATGGCAGTGGTGGTGGAGGCTTTGTGGTTCACTGGCTCAACAATAAAGACCTCAGCTTCACTTCTTCCATGGACCTATTTATGCTGCAGCTCCGTAAGTTCTCTGaacagcagctggagcagaCCACTGAGGACCCCCTGGACCCTGAAGGATCCCCTCTGAAGTTTGACTTTG ACCTGGATGAGATGTCTGACAAAGCCTCCTCGGAGCACGGTGAGGAGGGCGAGCCAGGGGAGCAGGGTAGCACCAAGGCCTCCTCCCCTGGTTCCAGCTCCAGCATGCCTTTGCCCTCCATGCTGctggagaggaagatggagacaTTGACCACAGAGTGGAACAAGAGCCCAGATATGCTGTTCACCATCCACCCTGCCGATGGATCGTTCCTGGTTTGGCATGTGAAGTACTTGGATGAATTCAACCAAGGCATCTTCAGGCAGGTGCAG GTGTCCTTCTCCTCTCGTATTCCAGTGGCATTTCCTACCGGTGATGCCAACTCgttgagtaaaaacattctgaTGTACGCCTGCACTCTGTCTGAAGGTGAGAGTTCCGGGGCAGGGGACCAGGGGAGGATGGTCCAACGTATGTCCCGCTCTGCTTCGGCCTCAGCAGGGCTGGGATCACCCACCCTGGCCTCCTCTCCCAACCCTCGGCCTGGCatcagtcctgctgtcatgatGGTGTCCAAGCATGTTGATGGATCTCTCAATCAG TGGGCAGTGACATTTGCTGAGCGTTCTGCCTTCTCCAACGTATTGACCGTATCTCACAAGTTCCGGTACTGCGGCCACCGCTTTCATCTGAATGACCAAGCCTGCCACACagtgctgccactgctgctgacCTCCTCTCACCATAATGCTCTGCTCACCCCTCCGTCGGCCCCTGGCAGCCTGGAAGGAGAGCAGCCCCCTACCATTCCCCTACCAAAGGGTCTTACCAG GAAGCAGCTTCGTAACGCAGCTACAAGGACCTTCCATGACCCCAACGCCATCTATAGTGAGCTGATCTTGTGGAGGGTGGACCACATTGGACCCCTGTCCTGCACTGGAGGGGTCTCCGAACTCGCCCGTATCAACTCCTTGCACACCTCTGCCTTCAGCAATGTTGCTTGGCTACCTACACTAGTACCCAGCTCTGTACTCG GAACTTACTGTAACAGTGCCAGCGCCTGCTTCGTGGCATCAGATGGTAAAAACCTGCGTCTCTATCAAGCCGTGGTGGATGCCAGAAAACTGCTGGATGAGCTGTCAGATCCTGAAACGTCT AAACTGGTGGGCGAAGTGTTTAACATTGTCAGCCAGCAGTCCACTGCCAGACCTGGATGTATCATAGAGTTGGACGTCATTACAAACCAG TGTGGCGCCAACACCCAGCTGCTGCATGTCTTCCAAGAGGACTTCATTCTAGGTTACAAGCCCCAGAAAGAGCCAGAAGCATACACACCAGCCTTTCCACCTGGTGGAG ATTACCTACCTGCCCCATTCTCTGAGAAGTTCTTCCTGGTGGTCATAGAAAAGGATCTCAACAGGAactctgtgctgcagatgtgGCACCTACACCTCAAGTCTGTGCAGGCCTGTGTTG ATGAGCCGAGCCCAGATTATAGCTTCCAAAGCCAGCTAATGGTTCCCAATCAAGTTGTGAATGCCGACTCGTCTCCGGAGACCTCTCCTATCAGACCCCTGCCACGGTCAGCCTCTACAGCCAATTTACAATCAGCAAGCAAACTCATCCTCAGCTCCAAGCTGGTGTACAGCAAGCGTCTCGACCTGCCCCACGGGGTGGAGGTTACCAGGGCCACCCCCTCTGCAG GTCATTTAAGTTCCTCCTCTATCTACCCTGTGTGCCTGGCTCCATACTTGATTGTTACTGCCTGCTCTGACTCTCGCGTGCGGTTCTGGCACTGTGCTGTGGAGTGCGATGATGGGTATAGCAAAGATGATCAAGACAATCTTGTGTACCGCTGGGAGCCCTGGGCCCTGATgaatgaggaggaagacaaCAACAGTGCTGTGGGTGTGTATGGACGGCCTGTAGCTGTGTCCTGCTCCTACATCGGCAGGCTGGCCGTGGCGTTTAAAAAGCCACGACAAGGACAG CTGCTGGGTTCTGAAAAGGACTTCTCTATGCACGTGTCCATTTATGAGTGTGAGTCCACCGGGGGCTCAGAGTGGGTTTTAGAGCAAACTCTCCACCTGGATGACTTCACCCGCCCCTCGTCAACCCTAGATCCAAGAGTCAGCGTGGACTCCAACCTCTTTGTCTACAGCAG GTCTGACCTGTACATGAGCAGGGACCATAGCTCCCCCAACATTAAGCACTACGTCCACCTGGACTGGCTGTCAAAGGAGGATGGTTCTCACATTCTCACCGTGGGAGTTGGATCCAACATTCTCATGTACGGTCGTATCTCCGGAATGGTCAATGAGCAGACTAGCAGCAAGGAGGGGGTGGCTGTTATCACCCTTCCTCTAGGGGGCAGTATCAAACAGGGGATCCGCTCCCGCTGGATCCTGCTTCGGTCGGTGGACCTCTTGTCCTCCGTAGACGGCACACCATCTCTGCCAGTCTCCCTTTCCTGGGTGAGGGATGGCATCCTGGTGGTGGGTATGGACTGTGAGATGCACGTGTATGCCCAGTGGCATCAGGACAAGAAGCCTGGCGAAGGGGAGGAGGGCAACCTATCATCCGCAGACATTGCTGGAGGTCAAACCGCAAACTCTGTCTTTGAAGGAAGAGCCAGGTCTAAAAGTGTGTTTGAAGGGAGCGCCGCAGTGGACGAGGCCCTTCGTGCCCCAGCAGGACTTCAGGAAGGTGGACTGTTTGAGGCGGCTCACTCCCTGTCTCCGACTCTACCCCAGTACCATCCCACCCAGCTGCTAGAACTCATGGACCTGGGCAAGGTTCGGCGTGCCAAG gccATCCTTGCTCACCTGGTGAAGTGTATTGCCGGGGAAGTTGCTGTTGTGAGAGATGTGGAGGCAGGTGAGGGCGGTGCCAGGAGACATCTGTCCCGGACCATCAGTGTGACTGGCAGCACAGCAAAAGACACCATTGTGGCTGGCCGCGATGGGGGCAGGGACTACACAGAAATCAACTCCATCCCTCCGTTGCCCCTGTATTCCCTCATGTTGGCTGACCTAGATACCTCATACAAAGGAGCGGAAGAGGCTGCTAAGGGAGCTAAGGTGGCCGACGGCGAGGGAGCCCAGAAGTCCACAGAGGACCAGTATTCTGACCTCTTCCAG GTGCCAACAGTTACCACAGATGACTTTGTGAACTTTGCCACCGACAAACCAGAGAAGAAGTCTCGAGTTATCAATCTCTCTCAATATGGACCTACGTACTTTGGACCAGAGCATGCTCAG GTATTATCCAGTCACCTTATGCACTCCAGCCTGCCAGGATTGACCAGACTAGAGCAGATGTTCTTGGTGGCCTTGGCTGATACTGTTGCAACAACCAGTGCAGAGGTTGCCGGCTCCACTGATCAACAGTACTCAG GTGCCGAGGCCCTCGATGAGTGCGGACTGAGGTACCTGCTGGCCATGCGTCTTCATACCTGCCTGCTCACCTCTCTACCCCCCCTCTACCGCATGCAGCTGCTCCACCAGG GCCTATCAACATGCCACTTTGCATGGGCCTTCCACTCTGAGGCGGAAGAAGAGCTGCTGAACATGATCCCAGCCATGCAGAGAGGCGATCCACAATGGTCTGAGCTCAGAGCTGTCGGAGTGGGTTGGTGGATACGCAACATCAACACTCTGAGGAAAATGGTGGAGAAG TTAGGTAAAGCTGCGTTCCAGAGACACAACGACCCTTTAGATGCTGCTTTGTTCTACTTGGCCATGAAGAAGAAAGCTGTCCTGTGGGGGCTCTTCAG gtCTCAGCATGATGAGAAGATGACTCAGTTCTTCAAGAACAACTTCACTGAGGACCGCTGGAGGAAGGCAGCTCTGAAAAATGCTTTCTCCCTGCTGGGAAAGCAGCGCTTTGAACAGTCCGCTGCCTTCTTCCTCCTGGCTGGATCTCTCAAAGACGCCATAGAG GTGTTGTTGGAGAAAATGGAAGATCTCCAGCTCGCCATGATAGTAGCAAGGCTGTATGAGGCGGACTTTGAGAATTCATCCACCTGCCAAGGCCTCCTTTATGAGAAGGTCCTGGGCTGTAACAGGGACGGAAGTGGTTACCACTGTTCCAGACTTCACCCTGACCCATTCCTCCGCAGCATAGCTTACTGGATCATGAAGGATTACACCCAAGCCCTGGACACACTGTTGGAGCGAATCCCCAAAGAGGATGATGAGAACCCTG ATGTGATGGTGAAATCGTGCAACCCGGTGGTGTTCAGTTTCTATAACTACCTGAGGACACACCCTTTGATCATCCGTCGGCACTTTGCAAATCCAGAGGGCACAGCAGCAACCGTGGGCCTCACTGCCGAGAAGAGCAGCGCAGATGAGATCAATCTTATAGAGCGCAAACTGTTCTTTACCACTGCCAACGCACACTTCAAG GTGGGATGCCCTGTTCTGGCTCTGGAAGTTCTCTCCAAGATTCCCAAAGTTACCAAGAAATCTGGCTCCTCGCCTCTCAGCAAAGCTTCATCCAAGGCCAACTTGAACTCGAGTCAACCCCTGGAAAATGGCACCCAGGGAGGTGTGGACTGGGGCTTCCCAGCAGCCCCCGCCCAAGCCTGGGGAGGAAATGATAGCACAGGTGGATTGGATTGGAGTCAGCCTGTGGTCAAGGTGGAGGATGACGGGTTAAAGCTGGACTGGGGAAATGacaatgaagatgatgaagatgaggatgatggTCTGACCATGAAGAAACCAGAGGCTGAAACCAAAGCAGACGGAGGTTCAGAGAGCAGTGGCTCCAAACTACAGAGAGAGAACTCACAG GGCGAGTCAGAGGTTGACGTGATAGCAGAGCAGCTGAAGTTCCGCGCCTGTCTGAAGATCCTGATGACAGAGCTGCGTACTCTAGCCACAGGCTTTGAGGTGGATGGAGGGAAGCTCCGCTTTCAGCTCTACAGTTGGCTGGAGAAAGAGATCGCAGCCATGCACAAGATCTGCAACTACAAG gtggaggggaaggaggaggattCAGAGGTGGAGCGCTGGGGAGAGCGTACAGCATCAGTTGACATATCAGACGAGGCCTTGGAGCATATAGAGGCCGGGGCCTACGAGCGCCACCAGATGGAACGACGCCGTCTTCAAGCCAAGCAGCAGCACTCTGAGAGGCGCAAGGCATGGCTGAGGAAGAACCAGGCCCTGCTGAGGGTGTTTCTGTCCTACTGCAGCCTTCACGGAGCCAAGGGGGGAGGAGTCACCTCAGTTCGAATGGAGCTTCTGTTCCTTTTGCAGGAGAGCCAGCAG GAACTCACAGTTAAGCAGCTGCagtctcctctgcctctgcccACCACACTGCCTCTGCTATCCGCCTGCATTGCCCCCACAAAGACAGTTATAGCTAACCCCGTTCTCCACCTCAGCAACCACATTCACGACATCCTCCACACCATCACCCTCATGGATGCCCCGCCACACCCTGACTTCATGGATGATCGG GTAAATACTCTGCACACGCTAGCAGCATCTCTGTCTGCTTGCATCTATCAAGCACTGTGTGACAGCCACAGCTACAG CAGCCAGACAGAAGCCAACCAGTTTACAGGCATGGTGTACCAGGGCCTGCTGCTCAGTGAGAGGAAACGACTCCGCACAGAAAGCATTGAAGAGCACATAACTCCCAACTCCGCTCCTGCACAGTGGCCAG GTGTGTCGTCCCTGATTTCTCTGATGACCTCTGCCAGAGAGGAGGACCAGCCGAGGCTCAACGTGCTGCTATGCGAAGCGGTCGTGGCCGTTTATCTCGCGCTGCTCATCCATGGCCTGGGCACTCACAGCAGCAATGAACTCTTCCGCCTGGCAGCACATCCCCTCAACAACCGTGTGTGGGCAGCCGTCTTTGGGGGAGGGGCCAAAGTCATTATTAAGCCAAAGAGACCCGAGGCCCCACCAG TGCCAGCTGATTTTGAGGCAGCCAGGCCAGAGGAATCTCAGGAGACAGGAAGACCTGAGCAGAGCAGCCTCACCTCAAACCCCACTCCCATCCCCACTGAAACCCAGCGCCCCAAACGACCCCCTCCTCCCGTTTCAAGGGGAGAGGGGTTAGGCACTGTGGCACCAGCAACTAAGGCCAGCT CAACAGCTGGGCCTAGCAAGGAGTGTTCAGAGACCAAGGCTGAGCAGCCAGATCCTCAGACTAAAACTGAATCTGAGACTAAACCAG TAGCTCCACCCCAGCCCCCAGCGGAGGATGTGGATCGATACAGACGTAGGTTCAACATGAGGATGCTTGTTCCTGGACGCCCTGTAAAGGAGACACCAGCCACCCCGCCTCCTGTGCCCACAGAGAGACCCGCATACAGGGAGAAGTTCATTCCCCCAGAGCTGAGCATGTGGGACTACTTTGTGGCCAAA CCCTTCCTACCACTGTCAGACAGCAACGCTCTGTGTGACTCAGACGAAAGCGGTGcggaggatgatgaagatgacgacGACGCCTTCCTTTCTGACACCCAGATAACAGAGCACTCTGATCCTAACTCCTACAG CTGGACGCTGATCCGTCTCGTTATGGTGAAACTGGCTCAGCACAACGTAAAGAACTTCCTCCCTCTCACTGGCCTCGACTTCGCAG agCTGCCGGTCACCTCTCCTCTCAGCAACGCTATGTTAAAGACTTTAGAGAATTGGGAGCAGCTCCTGCAAGAGCGAATGAACAAGTTTGACGGCCCGCCTCCCAACTACATCAACACTTACCCTACTGACCTTAGCGCAGGAGGGGGCCCCGCCATACTCCGACACAAGGCCATGCTGGAGCCAGACAACACACCCTTCAA GACAAAGAACCACCTGTCCTTTCCAGCCCGGCGTCTTTGGCACTTCCTGGTCAAACAGGAAGTTCTTCAGGAGACTTTGATCCGTTACATTTTTACTAAGAAAAGGAAGCAGAGCGAG GTGGAGGCAGATCTGGGCTACCCAGGAGGCAAAGCTAAAATCATTCACAAGGAGTCTGATATAATCATGGCATTTGCCATCAATAAG gCTAACTCCAATGAGATAGTGTTGGCCTCCACTCATGACGTTCAGGAGGTGGACGTGTCCAGTCTGGTTGCTGTCCAGCCCTACACCTGGATAGGGGAAGACTTTGATAAGGAGTCGCGCAG ctctGATGACATAGACCACCGTTCTTCTCATACCAACATTGCCCAGGCCAGCTCTGCCCCCTTTGCACCACCGCAGATGCCGGTCTCTGCATCCATGCCATGGCTCGGCAGTGGGCAGACCAGCATGGGAGCCAGCGTG aTTATGAAGAGAAATCTAAATAATGTGAAGAGAATGACATCCCATCCCATCTATCAGTATT aCATGACGGGGGCTCAGGACGGTAGTGTGAGAATGTTTGAATGGAACAGACCTCAGCAGCTCATTTGCTTCAGACAAGCAGGCAACGCTCGAGTCACCCGCCTCTATTTTAACTCTCAAGGCAATAAG TGTGGAGTTGCTGACGGAGAGGGCTTCCTCAGTCTCTGGCAGGTCAACCAGACATCCTCCAACCCCAAACCCTACCTG AGTTGGCAGTGTCACACTAAGACTTGTGGCGATTTTGCCTTCATCACGTCCTCCAGCCTCATCGCCACAGCTGGACAGTCCAATGATAACAG AAATGTTTGCCTGTGGGATACTCTGATTTCACCTAGCAATACCATGGTCCATG CGTTCCCCTGCCATGAGAACGGGGCCACTGTGCTGCAGTACGCTCctaaacagcagctgctgatcACTGGGGGCAGAAAGGGCTTTGTGTGCGTGTTCGACATCCGCCAGAGGCAGCTGCTCCACACTTTCCAGGCCCATGACTCAGCCATCAAGGCGCTTGCACTGGATGCCTTTGAGGACTTCTTCGTTACTGGCTCCGCTGAGGGCAACATGAAG gtttGGAAGTTAGCCGGCCACGGGCTCATGCATTCTTTCAGCACCGAGCATGCCAAGCAGTCCATCTTCCGTAACATTGGCGCCGGTGTCATGCAGGTGGAGACGCGGCCCGGTAATCGCATCTTCACCTGCGGAGCTGACGGAACCCTGAAGATGAGGGTCCTCCCCGACCGCTACAATATCCCCAGCAGCTTGGTCGACGTCCTGTAA